The Vibrio orientalis CIP 102891 = ATCC 33934 genome segment TTTATTTATTTAGGAAGTAACCGTCTTCAATGGTGACTTTCAGAACGACCTTGCGTACGCGGTTATCACCATGGAAACGGTAAGCTTTGCTGTTGTCGAAAATCGCCACTTGGCCTTCATGCAGTTCACGCATTTCGCCGTTACCAGTTAAGTATTCACGGTCGGTTTCATCGCTGTAAGCATCGACAAGCTCTAGTTGAGATTTGTCAGCAAACTCTACGGTTTCACGACCTTCTAGGTAGTAATGCACATCGAAGTAGCGACGATTACCTTCAAAGGTTTCTCTATGACGAGCAGTGCCGTCTTCAATCATGTACACCAGTGAGTCTCCAATCGAATGCATCACGCCATCTTTGATGTTG includes the following:
- a CDS encoding beta-galactosidase subunit beta; this encodes MIVLESLEQFKVVYRDGRKWNRCVEAIGNIANIKDGVMHSIGDSLVYMIEDGTARHRETFEGNRRYFDVHYYLEGRETVEFADKSQLELVDAYSDETDREYLTGNGEMRELHEGQVAIFDNSKAYRFHGDNRVRKVVLKVTIEDGYFLNK